A window from Thunnus albacares chromosome 19, fThuAlb1.1, whole genome shotgun sequence encodes these proteins:
- the nr1d2b gene encoding nuclear receptor subfamily 1 group D member 2b translates to MESTKAGGVIAYISSSSSTSSPESCHSDSSNGSYQSSSPPHGSSPSRRQLGQPADPTLPAGGQSLPGTQKNGRSSSTAKCGITKINGLVLLCKVCGDVASGFHYGVHACEGCKGFFRRSIQQNIQYKKCLKNESCPIMRINRNRCQQCRFKKCLMVGMSRDSVRFGRIPKREKQRMLLEMQSAMNNMMNNSQLHSSQELPIAKPLPACATEPTSGDTGPTPSSSPSASPRSSQSDSSSDPEPTVAMDTSPSSASPSASDSGEEEVIGSVTRAHQETFMYNQEQSSLTSDAPPPSGLQNSGVAKNTVNHRTEERQDVWNHHNNLVTMAAQDPPSSLGPQGPEVNSNGSHCPFRLSRSAATSHCPAYTHGAFRAPANEDPANGAYSGPLWRGGNRMHLVCPMNTSPHVDPQKSGHEVWEEFSHSFTPAVREVVEFAKKIPGFRDLSQPDQVSLLKAGTFEVLVVRFASLFDVKDRTVTFLGGKKYSVDTLRAMGAGDLLNSMFDFSEKLINLGLSEEEMSLFTAVVLVSADRSGIENVNSVEALQETLIRALRSLITKNHPNESAIFTKLLLKLPDLRSLNNMHSEELLAFKVHS, encoded by the exons ATGGAGTCGACCAAAGCTG GAGGCGTAATAGCCTACATCAGCTCGTCCAGCTCTACCTCCAGCCCGGAGTCCTGCCACAGCGACTCCTCCAACGGCAGCTACCAGTCATCCTCCCCGCCCCACGGCTCCTCGCCCAGCCGCCGCCAGCTGGGTCAGCCGGCTGACCCCACACTGCCCGCCGGGGGCCAAAGCCTCCCTGGGACTCAGAAAAATGGACGATCCTCCTCCACTGCAAAATGTGGGATCACAA AAATCAACGGCCTGGTGCTGCTGTGTAAGGTGTGCGGCGACGTGGCCTCTGGTTTCCACTACGGCGTCCATGCCTGCGAGGGCTGTAAG ggctTCTTCAGGAGGAGCATCCAGCAGAACATCCAGTATAAGAAGTGCCTTAAGAACGAGAGCTGCCCCATCATGAGGATCAACAGGAACCGCTGCCAGCAGTGTCGCTTCAAGAAATGCCTGATGGTGGGAATGTCCAGAGACT cTGTGCGCTTTGGCCGCATCCCCAAGCGTGAGAAACAGCGCATGCTGCTGGAGATGCAGAGTGCCATGAACAACATGATGAACAACAGCCAGCTGCACAGCAGTCAAGAGCTGCCCATCGCCAAACCGCTGCCAGCCTGCGCCACTGAACCTACCTCTGGGGACACTggccccaccccctcctcctctccatccgcCTCACCACGCTCCAGCCAATCAGACTCCAGCTCTGATCCGGAACCCACTGTGGCCATGGACACCAGCCCCAGCTCAGCCTCGCCCAGCGCGTCAGACAGCGGGGAGGAAGAGGTGATCGGCTCGGTGACCAGGGCCCACCAGGAGACCTTCATGTATAACCAGGAGCAGAGCAGCCTGACAAGCGACGCCCCGCCCCCCTCGGGCCTGCAGAACAGTGGTGTCGCCAAAAACACCGTTAACCACCGGACAGAGGAGCGGCAAGACGTCTGGAACCACCACAACAACCTGGTCACCATGGCAGCCCAGGACCCCCCCTCCAGCCTGGGCCCTCAGGGTCCGGAGGTCAACAGCAATGGCAGCCACTGCCCCTTCAGACTGTCCAGGAGCGCTGCCACCAGCCACTGTCCCGCCTACACACACGGAGCTTTCAGAGCTCCGGCCAATGAGGACCCCGCCAATGGAGCCTACAGTGGGCCCCTGTGGAGAGGTGGCAACAGGATGCATCTG GTTTGTCCCATGAACACGTCTCCTCACGTGGACCCTCAGAAGTCTGGCCATGAGGTTTGGGAGGAGTTCTCCCACAGCTTCACCCCAGCTGTCAGGGAGGTGGTGGAGTTTGCCAAGAAGATCCCAGGCTTCAGAGACCTGTCCCAGCCCGACCAGGTCAGCCTGCTGAAGGCTGGCACCTTTGAG GTGTTGGTGGTTCGCTTTGCCTCACTCTTCGACGTGAAAGACCGCACCGTCACCTTCCTGGGTGGGAAGAAGTACAGCGTGGACACTCTGAGGGCCATGGGCGCCGGGGACCTCCTCAACTCCATGTTTGACTTCAGCGAGAAGCTCATCAACCTCGGCCTCAGCGAGGAGGAGATGAGCCTCTTCACTGCAGTGGTTCTGGTGTCTGCAG ATCGCTCTGGCATCGAGAACGTGAACTCAGTGGAGGCCCTGCAGGAGACGCTGATCCGCGCCTTGCGAAGCCTCATCACCAAGAACCACCCCAACGAGTCAGCCATCTTCACCAAACTGCTGCTCAAACTGCCCGACTTGCGCTCCCTCAACAACATGCACTCTGAGGAGCTGCTGGCTTTCAAGGTCCATTCCTGA